A genomic window from Solanum stenotomum isolate F172 chromosome 10, ASM1918654v1, whole genome shotgun sequence includes:
- the LOC125841258 gene encoding F-box protein SKIP31-like — translation MAIFDDEDEPLVQYIESEIFTLSDQDEEIVEDIMDEGDVKRKGKRLNVEDGNDGFEGEEERVTKKMRALEDEDESEYEDEIEGKEKREQDEEEEEEKREAKVMKIEEEEEDEEEKVKALLSSPSLSAPAEVECASSPLRMSQSVMDNNNSVAYISDNMRQVPSRIETGILSKVPPELLRHILKFLSPEDLVACTMVCKFLNFAASDESLWRWLYRMRWGLLLPTRKPRDCAWKKLYIQRDADDMMEFVRNTPMEFKEYYIQMQAAKRSQAPPPSEVNDDRIILDKTVADQVSTWKKSKGLGDKVVIDHVCSGETCTYYQIGDVYVCEKTGYVHVCDDTCREVVSDPINGLLVCTISGHCFDRMLSPSEMELDGEQQQVGTTDEAEPFMGSGRFARAYLLGYNCDDEKELEDALRFC, via the exons ATGGCAATCTTCGACGATGAAGATGAACCACTTGTTCAATATATTGAATCGGAGATCTTCACTCTCTCTGACCAG GATGAAGAGATCGTAGAGGATATCATGGACGAAGGTGATGTAAAGAGGAAAGGTAAGCGCCTTAACGTTGAAGATGGTAATGATGGATTTGAAGGAGAGGAGGAGCGAGTAACAAAGAAAATGAGAGCTCTGGAGGATGAGGATGAGtctgagtatgaggatgagatTGAGGGAAAGGAGAAGAGGGAACAagatgaggaggaggaggaagagaagaGGGAAGCAAAGGTAATGAAAattgaggaggaggaggaagacgAGGAGGAAAAGGTGAAGGCATTACTATCATCTCCATCTTTGTCAGCACCAGCTGAAGTTGAATGTGCATCCTCACCTCTAAGGATGAGTCAGAGTGTCATGGATAATAATAACAGTGTTGCTTATATAAGCGACAACATGAGGCAGGTCCCAAGTAGAATAGAGACGGGGATTCTCAGCAAAGTCCCTCCAGAATTGCTCCGTCACATCCTCAAGTTCCTCTCACCAGAG GATCTTGTGGCATGTACAATGGTCTgcaagtttttaaattttgctGCTTCTGATGAATCCTTGTGGCGCTGGCT GTATCGGATGCGATGGGGTCTGTTGCTCCCAACTAGAAAGCCACGCGACTGTGCTTGGAAGAAGCTTTACATCCAG CGTGATGCAGATGATATGATGGAGTTTGTCAGGAATACTCCTATGGAATTTAAGGAGTATTACATCCAAATGCAGGCAGCAAAAAGAAGCCAAGCTCCTCCTCCGTCTGAG GTAAATGATGACCGAATAATTCTTGATAAGACAGTTGCTGATCAAGTCTCTACTTGGAAGAAAAGCAAAGGTCTGGGTGATAAAGTGGTGATTGATCATGTGTGCTCTGGGGAGACGTGCACTTACTATCAAATAGGAGATGTATATGTTTGTGAGAAAACTGGATATGTCCATG TTTGTGATGACACATGTAGGGAAGTTGTATCTGATCCTATAAATGGTCTTCTGGTGTGTACCATTTCAGGCCACTGTTTTGATAGGATGTTGTCACCTTCCGAAATGGAACTAGATGGG GAGCAGCAACAAGTTGGCACTACAGATGAAGCAGAGCCATTCATGGGATCGGGTCGTTTTG CTCGAGCTTATTTACTGGGATATAACTGTGACGATGAGAAAGAACTAGAAGATGCTTTACGCTTTTGCTGA
- the LOC125841253 gene encoding glycine-rich protein A3-like isoform X2, translating into MGGGKDDSDKGLFNNIMGGMGGHHGHPGQYPPQHGGYPPQQGYPPQGYPPQQGYPPQQGYPQQGYPPQGGYPPAGYPPQQGYPPQGYPPAGHHGATHQSGHGGMGVMLAGGAAAAAAAYGAHKLSHGGSHMGGGHGVPFVGGGSHYGGGHYGGGKFKHGKGGKFKHGKHGKFKHGKGGMFGGKFKKWK; encoded by the exons ATGGGAGGTGGTAAGGATGATTCTGATAAGGGACTCTTTAACAATATAATGGGAGGTATGGGTGGTCATCACGGACATCCAGGACAGTATCCTCCACAGCATGGTGGTTACCCTCCGCAGCAAGGGTATCCTCCTCAAGGGTACCCACCACAACAAGGGTACCCTCCACAGCAAGGGTATCCACAACAGGGTTATCCTCCGCAAGGAGGATATCCACCTGCTGGATATCCTCCACAACAAGGATATCCTCCACAGGGATATCCTCCTGCAGGCCATCATGGTGCTACACACCAGTCAG GACATGGTGGCATGGGGGTAATGTTAGCTGGAGGTGCTGCAGCTGCAGCTGCTGCGTATGGCGCTCATAAGCTGTCACACGGTGGATCTCACATGGGAGGAGGACATGGTGTGCCATTTGTTGGAGGCGGCAGTCATTATGGAGGTGGTCATTATGGAGGAGGCAAGTTTAAGCATGGCAAGGGAGGGAAATTCAAACATGGAAAGCACGGCAAGTTTAAGCATGGCAAGGGAGGGATGTTCGGAGGTAAATTCAAGAAGTGGAAGTAA
- the LOC125841253 gene encoding glycine-rich protein A3-like isoform X1 yields MGGGKDDSDKGLFNNIMGGMGGHHGHPGQYPPQHGGYPPQQGYPPQGYPPQQGYPPQQGYPQQGYPPQGGYPPAGYPPQQGYPPQGYPPAGHHGATHQSGGHGGMGVMLAGGAAAAAAAYGAHKLSHGGSHMGGGHGVPFVGGGSHYGGGHYGGGKFKHGKGGKFKHGKHGKFKHGKGGMFGGKFKKWK; encoded by the exons ATGGGAGGTGGTAAGGATGATTCTGATAAGGGACTCTTTAACAATATAATGGGAGGTATGGGTGGTCATCACGGACATCCAGGACAGTATCCTCCACAGCATGGTGGTTACCCTCCGCAGCAAGGGTATCCTCCTCAAGGGTACCCACCACAACAAGGGTACCCTCCACAGCAAGGGTATCCACAACAGGGTTATCCTCCGCAAGGAGGATATCCACCTGCTGGATATCCTCCACAACAAGGATATCCTCCACAGGGATATCCTCCTGCAGGCCATCATGGTGCTACACACCAGTCAG GAGGACATGGTGGCATGGGGGTAATGTTAGCTGGAGGTGCTGCAGCTGCAGCTGCTGCGTATGGCGCTCATAAGCTGTCACACGGTGGATCTCACATGGGAGGAGGACATGGTGTGCCATTTGTTGGAGGCGGCAGTCATTATGGAGGTGGTCATTATGGAGGAGGCAAGTTTAAGCATGGCAAGGGAGGGAAATTCAAACATGGAAAGCACGGCAAGTTTAAGCATGGCAAGGGAGGGATGTTCGGAGGTAAATTCAAGAAGTGGAAGTAA
- the LOC125841272 gene encoding nudix hydrolase 3 yields the protein MAAEFDQTTVKEEEYFDVLTKTGEKTGYSKPRGDVHRDGDYHRAVHVWIFAESTQELLLQRRADCKDSWAGQWDISSAGHISAGDSSLISAMRELQEELGVTLPKDAFELIFVFLQECTINDGKFINNEYNDVYLVTTIDPIPLEAFTLQESEVSAVKYLSLEEYRRVLAQEHPEYVPYDVNGEYGQLFTIIEKRYKENAAARNLALEKQLNRYASTSLSAELTGLTAADKEALKLLVKAATIMDKIFYVQVWYSNPSLRDWLKENADKSQLDKLKWMYYVINKSPWSSLDENAAFLTTADSAIKLLPKATKPVPGWKGFEYRTAFPAVKPPGANFYPPDMDKMEFNLWKDSLQQDKQEEAMGFFNVIRRHSESLSEDSISHKMGNVTSSPQDLYVVPYSQEYNSLLAEAATLLRKAGDMTSSSSLKRLLYSKADAFLSNDYYDSDIAWMELDSKLDVTIGPYETYEDALFGYKATFEAFIGVRDDEATAQLKLFGDQLQVLEKNLPLDDIYKSENVTAAPIRVIQLLYNAGDVKGPQTVAFNLPNDERIVKDRGTSMVMLKNVSEAKFKLILKPIANVCIMEEQQELVDFDSFFTHTICHECCHGIGPHTITLPNGQKSTVRLELQELHSSLEEAKADIVGLWALRFLMDKDLLPKSLAKSMYVSFLAGCFRSVRFGLEEAHGKGQALQFNYLFEKGAFILHPDETFGVDFKKVEDSVASLSREILTIQARGDKEAAKTLLQKYGVMTPPLKRALEKLETVQVPVDIVPDFSIANQILRDIN from the exons ATGGCTGCCGAATTTGATCAAACGACAGTGAAGGAAGAAGAGTATTTTGACGTCCTTACAAAAACTGGAGAAAAAACCGGCTACTCTAAACCCAG AGGGGATGTTCATAGAGATGGAGACTACCATCGAGCTGTTCATGTGTGGATATTTGCTGAAAGTACACAAGAACTACTTCTCCAACGACGTGCTGATTGCAAGGATTCCTGGGCTGGTCAATGGGATATCTCGAGTGCCGGTCATATATCTGCTGGAGATTCATCTCTTATTTCAGCAAT GCGAGAGCTTCAAGAAGAACTTGGCGTAACTCTTCCAAAAGATGCATTTgaattaatatttgtttttcttcaagAGTG CACTATCAATGATGGCAAGTTCATCAACAATGAATACAATGATGTATATCTGGTGACAACAATAGATCCAATTCCTTTGGAGGCCTTTACTCTTCAG GAATCAGAAGTTTCAGCTGTAAAATATCTCTCTCTTGAGGAGTACAGAAGAGTGCTTGCTCAAGAACATCCTGAGTATGTTCCTTATGATGTGAATGGGGAATATGGTCAGCTCTTTACGATAATTGAGAAGAG GTACAAGGAAAATGCTGCAGCTAGAAATTTGGCTCTTGAGAAGCAGCTAAACCGCTATGCTAGTACTTCCCTCTCTGCAGAG TTGACTGGGCTGACTGCAGCAGACAAAGAAGCTCTAAAACTACTTGTTAAAGCTGCAACAATCATGGATAAAATCTTTTATGTGCAG GTTTGGTATAGCAATCCATCTTTGAGAGACTGGCTAAAGGAGAATGCGGACAAATCACAGTTGGACAAGCTGAAATGGATGTACTATGTAATTAACAAAAGTCCATG GTCTTCCCTGGATGAAAATGCGGCTTTTTTGACGACTGCAGATTCAGCTATCAAACTTCTTCCGAAGGCAACAAAGCCTGTACCAGGCTGGAAGGGTTTTGAATATAGAACAGCATTTCCTGCTGTGAAACCTCCTGGTGCAAATTTTTATCCGCCAGATATGGACAAAATG gaaTTCAACTTATGGAAAGATAGTCTTCAACAAGATAAACAGGAAGAAGCAATGGGCTTTTTTAATGTTATTAGAAGGCATAGTGAATCATTGTCTGAAGATTcaatatcccacaaaatgggAAATGTCACTAGCTCTCCTCAAGATCTGTATGTGGTTCCTTATTCTCAAGAGTACAACTCTCTTCTTGCTGAAGCAGCCACATTGCTCCGTAAAGCAGGAGATATGACCAGCTCATCTAG TTTAAAGAGACTTCTTTATAGCAAGGCTGATGCTTTTCTTTCAAATGACTATTATGATTCAGATATCGCCTGGATGGAGTTG GACTCCAAGTTGGATGTCACTATTGGCCCGTATGAAACTTATGAAGATGCACTTTTTGGATACAAG GCAACATTTGAGGCATTTATAGGAGTCCGTGATGACGAAGCAACAGCTCAACTTAAATTATTTGGTGATCAGCTGCAG GTTTTGGAGAAGAATCTTCCTCTGGATGATATTTACAAGTCAGAAAATGTTACAGCTGCCCCCATCCGGGTTATTCAGCTTCTTTACAATGCAGGG GATGTGAAGGGCCCTCAAACAGTCGCATTTAATCTTCCTAATGATGAAAGAATAGTAAAAGATCGAGGAACATCCATGGTCATGCTTAAGAATGTTTCAGAAGCAAA GTTCAAGCTTATCCTTAAGCCTATAGCTAATGTGTGTATTATGGAAGAACAACAAGAGCTTGTGGACTTTGACTCTTTCTTTACTCACACAATTTGTCATGAATGCTGCCATGGAATCGGGCCTCACACAATCACACTTCCGAATGGGCAAAAGTCGACAGTCAGATTA GAGCTGCAAGAACTTCATTCATCACTAGAAGAAGCAAAGGCAGATATTGTTGGGCTTTGGGCGCTTAGGTTTTTAATGGATAAG GATTTGCTTCCAAAGAGCCTGGCCAAGTCAATGTATGTCTCTTTTCTTGCTGGATGTTTCCGCTCAGTACGCTTTGGATTAGAGGAAGCTCATGG GAAAGGACAGGCACTGCAGTTTAATTATCTTTTCGAGAAAGGTGCATTTATTTTGCATCCCGATGAAACATTTGGTGTTGATTTTAAAAAG GTTGAAGATAGTGTTGCGAGCTTAAGCAGAGAAATTCTGACAATACAAGCAAGAGGCGACAAAGAAGCTGCTAAAACACTTCTTCAGAAATATGGTGTGATGACACCACCACTGAAACGCGCACTGGAAAAGCTGGAGACTGTTCAG GTTCCGGTGGATATAGTTCCTGATTTTTCCATTGCTAACCAAATTTTACGCGATATCAATTGA
- the LOC125841257 gene encoding uncharacterized protein LOC125841257 — MGGGKNKQFGYPSGQYPPQPGAYPPQGYPPQLGAYPPQGYPPQGYPPAQEYPPAQGYPPQPVAYPPQGYPPAQGYPPDGAYPPTQGYPPAGAYPLAQGYPPAGGYPPQGYPPAGAYPPQGGAYPPQGYPPAGYTSNKSGHGNMGLMAGGMAAVAAAYGAASYGRSGGHYGHGKYKQGKYKGGKKYGKKFGKKFKKWK; from the exons ATGGGAGGCggtaaaaataaacaatttggTTATCCTTCAGGACAATATCCTCCTCAGCCAGGAGCTTACCCTCCACAAGGATATCCTCCTCAGCTAGGTGCTTACCCTCCACAAGGATATCCTCCTCAAGGGTATCCACCCGCTCAAGAATATCCACCTGCACAAGGATACCCTCCGCAGCCAGTAGCTTACCCTCCACAAGGGTATCCTCCTGCACAAGGATATCCACCGGATGGAGCCTATCCTCCAACACAAGGATATCCCCCAGCTGGAGCCTATCCTCTAGCACAAGGATATCCCCCTGCTGGTGGATACCCCCCACAAGGTTATCCCCCGGCTGGTGCATATCCTCCACAAGGTGGTGCATATCCCCCACAAGGATATCCTCCAGCAGGTTACACTTCAAACAAATCAG GGCACGGAAACATGGGATTGATGGCCGGAGGCATGGCTGCGGTCGCGGCTGCCTATGGTGCTGCAAGTTATGGACGCAGCGGAGGTCATTATGGTCATGGAAAATACAAACAGGGCAAGTATAAGGGTGGCAAGAAGTACGGCAAGAAATTTGGGAAGAAATTCAAGAAGTGGAAATAA